In Vagococcus hydrophili, one DNA window encodes the following:
- a CDS encoding PadR family transcriptional regulator: protein MDEPLTDSNYLILLALLEPKHGYAIMKEISEITEERVSIGPASMYTILKKLVKSEYITLEQDDDRKKIYLITELGIKKLEEEVERRKLFYQAGERLLLEKAREEL, encoded by the coding sequence ATGGATGAACCATTAACAGACTCAAACTATTTAATTTTACTGGCTTTACTAGAACCAAAACACGGTTATGCCATTATGAAAGAAATATCTGAGATTACAGAAGAACGAGTTAGCATTGGACCGGCGAGTATGTACACCATTCTAAAAAAGTTAGTCAAGAGTGAGTATATTACCTTGGAACAAGATGATGACCGAAAAAAGATTTATTTGATTACTGAGTTAGGTATTAAGAAGTTAGAAGAAGAAGTTGAGAGACGGAAGTTGTTTTACCAAGCAGGAGAAAGACTACTACTAGAGAAAGCGAGGGAAGAGTTATGA
- a CDS encoding formate/nitrite transporter family protein: MAHSSELMAKIDASIEKKNELIDKKFSKYAVRSILATLYLALGSAIALGLGLKFDGSVGKMLYAFTFGLGLALIIFLNAELGTSNMMYMTVATYRKKLKPSKAFKILMVCVLFNLIGAIVVAYLLSVTGFFKGLPADNFLTHIVEGKFQKGIPQTVVEGMFANIIVNLAILMSMKAKDDAARFMSILCVIFIFTFLGFEHVIANFIYFPLAFFSSGGAVVGMTVGALATNIIFTFIGNFIGGGLVIGLTYAWLNNDESLKYLD; this comes from the coding sequence ATGGCGCATAGTTCAGAGTTAATGGCAAAAATCGATGCTTCAATCGAGAAAAAGAATGAACTCATCGATAAAAAATTCAGTAAATACGCAGTAAGATCAATTTTAGCAACATTGTATTTGGCGTTAGGTTCAGCAATTGCCTTAGGATTAGGGCTTAAATTTGATGGTTCAGTTGGAAAAATGTTATACGCCTTCACATTTGGTTTAGGTTTAGCATTAATCATCTTTTTAAACGCAGAACTAGGAACGTCAAATATGATGTACATGACTGTCGCAACCTACCGAAAGAAATTAAAACCATCAAAAGCATTTAAAATTTTAATGGTATGTGTATTGTTCAATTTAATCGGTGCAATCGTGGTAGCTTATCTATTATCTGTCACAGGATTTTTTAAAGGATTACCCGCAGATAACTTCCTAACACATATAGTAGAAGGAAAGTTCCAAAAAGGAATCCCACAAACAGTGGTGGAAGGAATGTTTGCTAACATTATTGTTAACTTAGCGATTCTTATGTCAATGAAGGCAAAAGATGATGCAGCAAGATTTATGTCGATTTTATGTGTCATTTTTATTTTCACGTTTTTAGGATTTGAGCATGTGATCGCCAACTTTATTTATTTCCCATTAGCATTCTTCTCATCAGGAGGAGCAGTTGTGGGTATGACAGTTGGCGCCCTAGCAACAAACATCATCTTCACATTTATCGGAAACTTTATCGGTGGTGGGTTAGTTATTGGTTTAACTTACGCTTGGTTGAATAATGATGAGTCGTTGAAGTATTTGGATTAG
- a CDS encoding ABC transporter permease, with translation MNKFWVVALETYKKHVKSVSFIMMIIAPLFFMGIFAGTTYMGQKFNHSKEVAIVSEVEGLGKTFTEQTKEEFDINKKITTEDAAKKALEKEEIDGYIVIHENQEKLEGQYVGVKSLGTDNLQVIQQSLNQIQLGMNADKLSLSQEEVGKILSPAIFTEKQVKVSDGKIEENKDNKIVMMIVGMIVVFMMYFIVMLYSTITAQEVASEKGTRIMEVILSSTTASKHFYGKITGISLVILTQVGVYLLSGIIGFMFVKDMDVVKSFFEEVPAGDLLRGLLGYNLLYLLFGVLIYTILAAFLGSLVNKVEDSAKAVAPLTYLIMIGFIGSFSVGMANPQSIIVKVMSFIPFLSSFGMPVRIANNDVTTMEVMISLGLLVISIVVLLKLSAKAYKSTVLIYSDKSMMNVFKDAMKLTK, from the coding sequence ATGAATAAGTTTTGGGTTGTTGCCTTAGAAACGTATAAGAAACATGTGAAGTCAGTTAGTTTTATTATGATGATTATTGCGCCTTTATTTTTCATGGGAATATTCGCAGGTACTACTTACATGGGTCAAAAATTTAATCATTCAAAAGAAGTCGCAATTGTCAGTGAAGTAGAAGGTTTAGGGAAAACTTTTACTGAGCAAACAAAAGAAGAGTTTGATATTAATAAAAAAATAACCACAGAAGATGCAGCAAAAAAAGCATTAGAAAAAGAAGAAATTGATGGTTACATTGTTATTCATGAGAATCAAGAAAAATTAGAAGGTCAATATGTTGGAGTGAAATCACTTGGTACAGATAACTTACAGGTGATTCAGCAAAGTTTAAACCAAATACAATTAGGAATGAATGCGGATAAATTGTCCTTATCTCAAGAAGAAGTTGGTAAAATATTATCACCAGCAATATTCACTGAGAAACAAGTAAAAGTGTCGGATGGTAAAATTGAAGAAAATAAAGATAATAAAATAGTAATGATGATAGTTGGAATGATTGTTGTCTTTATGATGTATTTTATTGTGATGCTCTATTCAACGATAACAGCTCAAGAGGTTGCTTCAGAAAAAGGAACACGAATCATGGAAGTGATTCTATCAAGCACTACAGCATCTAAACATTTTTATGGTAAAATTACAGGAATTTCTTTAGTGATTTTAACTCAAGTTGGTGTTTATCTTCTATCAGGAATTATTGGTTTTATGTTTGTTAAAGATATGGATGTTGTTAAATCTTTCTTTGAGGAAGTTCCGGCAGGAGATTTATTGAGAGGGTTACTAGGTTACAACTTACTTTATTTGTTATTTGGTGTGTTGATCTACACTATCTTAGCAGCCTTTTTAGGATCTTTAGTTAATAAAGTTGAAGACTCAGCTAAAGCAGTAGCACCACTAACTTACTTAATCATGATTGGATTTATTGGTAGCTTTTCTGTAGGAATGGCAAATCCACAAAGTATTATTGTTAAAGTGATGTCATTTATCCCGTTTCTTTCTTCATTTGGTATGCCAGTTAGGATTGCCAACAATGATGTGACAACGATGGAGGTTATGATTTCTCTAGGATTACTTGTGATTAGTATCGTTGTCTTATTGAAATTATCAGCTAAAGCCTATAAATCAACTGTGTTAATCTACAGTGATAAGAGTATGATGAATGTCTTTAAGGATGCAATGAAGTTAACGAAATAG
- a CDS encoding DUF3899 domain-containing protein encodes MVNLQLVSLIILIIGLILLSVSLVFFTLHLLKKRQIENVKAVEVRNKEERHKQRKELKALTKSSKKLLMIGLLCLVLSVSAGGGVAYLSHYESSIAAAK; translated from the coding sequence ATGGTTAATTTACAGTTAGTGTCATTAATAATTTTGATAATTGGACTTATTCTTTTAAGTGTGTCTCTAGTTTTCTTTACACTACACCTTCTAAAAAAAAGACAAATTGAAAACGTAAAAGCGGTAGAGGTTAGAAATAAAGAAGAACGACATAAGCAGAGAAAAGAATTAAAAGCATTGACAAAGAGCAGTAAGAAACTTTTGATGATAGGATTATTATGTTTAGTCCTCTCAGTGAGTGCAGGTGGTGGAGTAGCTTATTTATCCCACTATGAATCAAGTATAGCAGCCGCAAAATAA
- a CDS encoding ABC transporter ATP-binding protein translates to MLKVEGLTKTFGEMTALDDVTFEIPDGKILGLIGQNGAGKSTTFRLILNFLDQDKGTITWDGQPIKEEDYNIIGYLPEERGLYPKSTIEDQLVYFGRLRGKTKKEIVPLIDHWMDKFEVKGKKTDKVKTLSKGNQQKVQLIATLIHEPKLVILDEPFSGLDPVNAELLKQGIIELKAKGSCVIFSSHNMENVEQICDHLVMLRNGQMVLDGVVQDIREQFGRTHLEIETALTKENLLEIPGVVEVTEKRHNMYSIHLTEPEVGKVIFEEAMKLTDYLPIFNQQPPTLEEIFKLKVGEKDE, encoded by the coding sequence ATGTTAAAAGTTGAAGGTTTAACAAAAACATTTGGAGAGATGACAGCACTTGATGATGTCACATTTGAAATTCCAGATGGAAAAATATTAGGGTTAATTGGGCAAAATGGAGCTGGAAAATCAACAACTTTCCGCTTAATTTTAAACTTTTTAGATCAAGATAAGGGAACGATCACTTGGGATGGTCAGCCGATTAAAGAGGAAGATTATAACATTATCGGCTACTTACCAGAGGAGCGAGGACTTTATCCAAAATCAACGATTGAAGATCAGCTGGTCTACTTTGGTCGCTTGCGTGGTAAAACTAAAAAGGAAATTGTGCCATTGATTGATCATTGGATGGATAAATTTGAAGTCAAAGGTAAAAAGACTGATAAAGTAAAAACCTTATCAAAAGGGAATCAACAAAAAGTTCAGTTGATCGCGACATTGATTCATGAACCTAAATTGGTCATTTTAGATGAGCCTTTTAGTGGTTTGGACCCAGTGAATGCGGAACTGTTAAAACAAGGTATTATTGAGTTAAAAGCGAAAGGATCATGTGTTATTTTCTCAAGTCATAACATGGAAAATGTGGAACAAATCTGTGATCATTTGGTCATGCTTCGCAATGGTCAAATGGTGCTGGACGGCGTGGTGCAAGATATCCGTGAGCAGTTCGGTAGAACCCATCTTGAAATCGAAACAGCTTTAACGAAAGAAAACTTATTAGAGATACCGGGTGTTGTTGAGGTGACTGAAAAACGTCATAATATGTATTCGATTCATTTAACAGAACCAGAAGTTGGTAAAGTTATCTTTGAAGAAGCCATGAAATTAACAGATTACTTACCAATCTTCAATCAACAGCCACCAACCTTGGAGGAAATATTTAAATTAAAAGTAGGTGAAAAAGATGAATAA
- a CDS encoding cadmium resistance transporter, with amino-acid sequence MTLFFGQNAHFGNRTNIVVGQFLGMGFLVGISVFLSLTLQKFEQFNLNYLGIVPIILGIKLLMEKEKQEEVVSESDNSLIIQIFLITIMNGMDNIGAYTPLFSTFTLAELIQCVLTFFVMTALWCGLGIVITRITWVKEKIEGVPKWFLPLVLMYVGLGILFDW; translated from the coding sequence TTGACATTATTCTTTGGTCAAAACGCTCACTTCGGAAATCGAACGAACATTGTCGTTGGGCAGTTTTTAGGAATGGGATTTTTAGTGGGTATCAGTGTATTTCTATCCCTAACACTTCAAAAATTTGAGCAATTTAATCTGAATTATCTTGGTATTGTTCCGATAATTCTAGGGATAAAACTATTAATGGAAAAAGAAAAACAAGAAGAGGTAGTCAGTGAAAGTGATAACAGTTTGATCATTCAAATTTTCCTAATAACCATTATGAATGGTATGGACAACATTGGTGCTTATACGCCATTATTTAGTACTTTTACTTTAGCTGAGTTAATTCAGTGTGTGTTGACGTTTTTTGTGATGACAGCTTTATGGTGCGGGCTAGGAATTGTGATTACTAGGATTACCTGGGTGAAAGAGAAAATCGAGGGAGTTCCTAAATGGTTCTTGCCCCTTGTATTAATGTACGTTGGACTGGGAATACTTTTTGATTGGTAA
- the rpsD gene encoding 30S ribosomal protein S4, with translation MSRYTGPSWKISRRLGISLSGTGKELARRPYAPGQHGPNQRKNKSEYGLQLAEKQKLRLTYGLTERQFRNLFVAAGNITEGKHGVNFMILLEQRLDNVVFRLGLATTRRQARQFVNHGHITVDGKRVDIPSYRVQPGQVISVREKSKDVTFIKEAVESTLGRPAFVSFDAETLSGSLTRLPEREELSQDIDEAFVVEFYNKLL, from the coding sequence ATGTCACGTTATACTGGACCAAGTTGGAAAATCTCTAGACGCTTAGGCATTTCATTATCAGGAACTGGTAAAGAATTAGCTCGTCGTCCTTATGCACCAGGTCAACACGGACCTAACCAAAGAAAAAACAAATCTGAGTACGGCTTACAATTAGCTGAAAAGCAAAAATTACGTCTTACTTACGGCTTAACAGAACGTCAATTCCGTAATTTATTCGTAGCAGCTGGTAACATCACTGAAGGTAAACACGGTGTTAACTTCATGATCTTACTTGAGCAACGTTTAGACAACGTAGTATTCCGTTTAGGTTTAGCAACAACTCGTCGTCAAGCACGTCAGTTTGTAAACCACGGTCACATTACTGTTGATGGTAAACGCGTTGATATTCCATCATACCGCGTACAACCAGGACAAGTAATCTCAGTTCGCGAAAAATCTAAAGATGTTACTTTCATCAAAGAAGCTGTTGAGTCTACATTAGGACGCCCAGCATTCGTAAGCTTTGACGCTGAAACTTTATCAGGTAGCTTAACTCGTTTACCAGAACGTGAAGAGTTATCACAAGATATCGACGAAGCATTCGTAGTAGAATTCTACAACAAATTACTATAA
- a CDS encoding DUF2812 domain-containing protein encodes MLGKKKYLYSKGLAFYAELESQRLEQELADGWLIESISFFGFYRLKKVEKEEAHMVIDFYSGKKKELDDYLELYQASGWSEVTSYRNRYFIFKAPVDTESVYTDEESLATRIRKESIWFLKNSMIVTLFGILWLYVVRNQELGIKVEQHSFSYGFLHGIGIAFLFFPLITILLMLYYKVMYLKRSSYFKQPENYAKKQRFVRDIFVTMILGAIFGGVLGFLFGINGL; translated from the coding sequence ATGTTAGGTAAGAAAAAGTATCTCTATTCTAAAGGATTAGCCTTCTACGCTGAATTAGAAAGTCAACGTTTAGAACAAGAGTTAGCGGATGGTTGGTTAATTGAGAGTATTAGTTTTTTTGGCTTTTATCGTTTGAAGAAAGTTGAAAAAGAAGAAGCGCATATGGTGATTGATTTTTATTCGGGGAAAAAGAAAGAATTAGATGACTATTTGGAACTGTATCAAGCTTCTGGTTGGAGTGAAGTGACTAGTTACCGGAATCGGTATTTTATCTTTAAAGCACCCGTTGATACAGAGAGTGTCTATACAGATGAGGAAAGTTTAGCGACCAGAATTAGGAAAGAAAGTATTTGGTTTCTGAAAAATTCGATGATTGTGACGCTGTTTGGGATTCTTTGGCTGTATGTAGTAAGAAATCAAGAATTGGGTATTAAAGTAGAACAACATAGTTTTTCATATGGTTTTTTACATGGTATCGGGATAGCATTTTTATTTTTCCCGCTGATTACAATTTTGCTAATGCTTTACTACAAAGTGATGTATTTAAAAAGAAGTAGCTACTTCAAGCAACCAGAGAATTATGCCAAGAAACAGCGCTTTGTTAGAGATATTTTTGTAACAATGATTTTGGGTGCCATATTTGGTGGTGTTTTAGGTTTTTTATTTGGGATAAACGGATTATAG
- a CDS encoding BsaA family SipW-dependent biofilm matrix protein — MKSKNKKKWLATAAALAAVAAMAGTFAWFQSKDEVKNEFEGSIAGNDIEIVEDFEKPTTWEPNVETKKDVAVKNSGKYNAFIRVNLAEEITKLKSENLDGKYTSNGADIAAADYVMPLSMKKADIESKYPTVSTLEGTAPKITIKGKEYTLVVREKSETVDKGTRYQYLSYWDNGTEGEELYARTGGFVRKNDKLTPKNTPQVKYIKIEYQAPVKKDWTNPVYTPVTAGTPGGPIKGDGSASIVLKGAADDKIEIKFVNVSEKPVTGKWNYNLKDGSFYYIGVVPAQEQTAQLIESVKLSGAAGNEYSKVKYNLDVKAKGIQAHAEAVDSADWLGEKGPNNINGDISKALKELPETNKTK, encoded by the coding sequence ATGAAAAGCAAAAACAAGAAAAAATGGCTAGCAACTGCAGCAGCCTTAGCCGCTGTAGCTGCAATGGCGGGTACATTTGCCTGGTTCCAAAGTAAAGACGAAGTAAAGAATGAGTTCGAAGGTTCGATTGCTGGTAACGACATCGAGATTGTCGAAGATTTCGAAAAACCAACTACTTGGGAACCTAATGTAGAAACGAAAAAAGATGTAGCGGTTAAAAATAGTGGGAAATATAATGCGTTCATTCGTGTTAATTTGGCAGAAGAAATCACTAAATTGAAATCAGAAAATCTTGATGGTAAATATACATCCAACGGTGCTGATATTGCTGCTGCTGACTATGTTATGCCATTAAGCATGAAAAAAGCAGATATTGAATCTAAGTATCCTACTGTTAGTACGTTAGAAGGTACAGCACCAAAAATTACTATTAAAGGTAAAGAGTACACTCTTGTTGTAAGAGAAAAATCAGAAACAGTTGATAAAGGTACTAGATATCAATATCTTTCTTATTGGGATAATGGTACAGAAGGCGAAGAATTATACGCTAGAACAGGCGGATTTGTTCGTAAAAATGATAAATTAACGCCAAAAAATACGCCACAAGTGAAATACATTAAGATTGAATACCAAGCACCAGTTAAAAAAGATTGGACAAACCCAGTTTATACACCAGTTACAGCTGGAACACCTGGTGGACCAATCAAAGGTGACGGTTCTGCAAGCATTGTTCTTAAAGGTGCTGCAGATGATAAAATTGAAATTAAATTTGTTAACGTGTCTGAAAAACCAGTAACAGGTAAATGGAACTACAACCTTAAAGATGGAAGTTTCTACTATATTGGCGTTGTTCCTGCACAAGAACAAACAGCTCAACTTATTGAATCTGTAAAATTATCAGGTGCTGCTGGAAATGAATATAGTAAAGTTAAATACAATTTAGATGTTAAAGCTAAAGGTATTCAAGCTCACGCAGAAGCGGTTGATTCAGCAGATTGGTTGGGTGAAAAAGGACCAAATAATATTAATGGCGATATCTCAAAAGCTCTTAAAGAATTGCCAGAAACTAATAAAACTAAATA
- a CDS encoding (S)-acetoin forming diacetyl reductase encodes MSNEQVAFVTGGAQGIGAAIARRLAKDGFAVGVADLNYDLASEVAKEINADQGKAYAVKVDVSDRDDVFKAVTEVADHFGGFDVIINNAGLGPTTPIETITPEMFDKVYHINVGGVIWGTQAAIEQFEKFGHGGKIINATSQAGVVGNPNLSLYSSTKFAVRGLTQVTARDLAERGITVNAFAPGIVKTPMMMDIAHNVGKNAGKDDEWGMEQFAKDIAMKRLSEPEEVASAVAFLAGPDSNYMTGQTLIVDGGIQFQ; translated from the coding sequence ATGTCAAACGAACAAGTAGCATTTGTCACAGGTGGCGCACAAGGGATTGGAGCAGCAATCGCTAGAAGATTAGCTAAAGATGGTTTTGCAGTCGGTGTTGCTGATTTGAATTATGATTTAGCCAGTGAAGTAGCGAAAGAAATCAACGCAGATCAAGGAAAAGCGTATGCTGTAAAAGTGGACGTTAGTGATCGCGACGATGTATTCAAAGCAGTGACTGAAGTAGCAGATCATTTTGGTGGCTTTGATGTCATTATTAACAACGCTGGCTTAGGCCCAACGACACCAATTGAAACAATCACGCCTGAAATGTTTGATAAAGTTTATCATATTAATGTAGGTGGCGTTATTTGGGGAACGCAAGCAGCGATTGAGCAATTTGAAAAATTCGGACATGGTGGAAAAATTATCAATGCCACTTCTCAAGCAGGGGTTGTTGGTAATCCAAACCTTTCTTTATATTCTAGTACAAAATTTGCAGTACGTGGCTTAACTCAAGTAACAGCCAGAGATTTAGCTGAAAGAGGAATTACGGTGAATGCATTTGCTCCTGGTATCGTTAAAACACCAATGATGATGGATATTGCTCATAATGTAGGTAAAAATGCAGGCAAAGATGATGAATGGGGCATGGAACAATTTGCTAAAGACATCGCCATGAAACGTTTATCAGAACCAGAAGAAGTGGCATCAGCAGTCGCCTTCCTAGCAGGACCAGATTCAAATTATATGACAGGCCAAACCCTAATCGTAGATGGCGGCATCCAATTTCAATAA
- a CDS encoding signal peptidase I has translation MKKKKESNKKKKHDTRDKRHKGNDKKTGPSKKSKRIAAFLNLIFYLVMLSIFIGAGLMAIMQKQDKSLNGYRMFGVLTDSMVSPGNKIKEGGFRSGDIIIIKEVKAKDLKKGDVITYRPSTNPDNKNNNYLTHRVVKVQNDYKGREGYYFTTRGDANKTDDMPMSEKALVGKVVGRIPKVGGILAFIKENFVLSLIFILSVVGFFWVIRMYILASDDDEEEEKKPRKEVKEVSKKKSSKSSKSKKSSKHSKEKTHSSKSSKSKSHSHKSKSGKSKKSKTKK, from the coding sequence GTGAAGAAGAAAAAAGAATCTAATAAGAAGAAAAAGCACGACACTCGAGATAAACGACATAAAGGTAATGATAAAAAAACAGGCCCAAGTAAAAAGAGTAAAAGAATAGCGGCGTTTCTTAATTTAATATTTTATTTAGTTATGCTGAGTATTTTTATCGGTGCTGGTTTAATGGCGATTATGCAAAAACAGGACAAGTCGCTAAATGGTTACCGAATGTTTGGGGTTTTAACCGATTCAATGGTTTCTCCTGGAAACAAGATTAAAGAAGGCGGTTTCAGATCAGGAGATATTATCATTATTAAAGAGGTAAAGGCCAAAGATTTGAAAAAAGGTGATGTTATTACGTATCGTCCTTCAACAAATCCAGATAATAAAAATAATAACTACTTAACGCATAGGGTTGTAAAAGTCCAAAATGATTACAAAGGTCGTGAAGGATATTATTTTACAACACGTGGTGACGCGAATAAGACGGATGATATGCCGATGAGTGAAAAAGCGTTAGTAGGTAAAGTGGTTGGTAGAATTCCTAAAGTTGGAGGTATTCTAGCTTTTATAAAAGAGAATTTTGTGCTATCACTTATTTTTATTCTATCAGTGGTTGGATTCTTTTGGGTAATTAGAATGTATATTTTAGCAAGTGATGACGATGAGGAAGAAGAAAAAAAACCTCGTAAAGAAGTGAAAGAAGTTTCAAAGAAAAAGTCATCAAAATCATCTAAATCTAAGAAATCTAGTAAACATTCAAAGGAAAAAACTCACAGTAGTAAGAGCAGCAAGTCGAAGAGTCACTCACACAAATCTAAGAGTGGTAAATCGAAAAAGAGCAAGACTAAAAAGTAG